DNA from Arthrobacter sp. StoSoilB19:
AGCGCGGCCCGGTCGCGGGCGCGGATCTGGGACGAACGCTGGGTGGGCGTCTGGTCTTCAGGCGTCCGGTCGGCAGGCGTGTCGGCGGGGGCCGGCGGAGTTGTTACTGCGGAGCGGGAGCGGGCCGTCGCATCCTGTCCCGCCGGTGCGGGTGCGCCGTCGGCCGGCCGGTTCGCGGCAGGCGGGCGCTGCCCGGTGGCGGGCGGTTGGGCGTCCCTGGCCTTCCGGAGTTCCCGGCGGCTGCGGATTGGGGGCTGTTCCTGACTCATTGAGAACTCATTCAGTACTGGCTGGTTCGCGTGCTTCGGAAGTTATTTCATCCGCGCTTGCAGGCGGCGGGTCCGAATACAGGCCGTACTTGGCGATGTATTGGACCACCCCGTCGGGGACCAGGTACCAGACCGGGTTGTTCCCTGCCACACGGGCCCGGCAGTCCGTTGACGAAATGGCCATGGCCGGAACTTCCAGGAGGCTGACGTCGTCGCGGCCCATCCCGTCCAGGACGTGCCCGGGACGTGTCACGCCCACGAAGTGGGCCAGCGACCACAGCTCGTCAATGTCCTTCCAGGACAAAATCTGCGCCAGGGCGTCCGCGCCGGTGATGAAGAAAAGGTCGGCATCGGGGCGCTGGGCCCGGAGGTCGCGGAGGGTGTCGATGGTGTAGGTGGGACCCGGACGGTCAACGTCGACACGGCTGACGGTGAAGCGCGGATTGGATGCCGTGGCGATGACGGTCATCAGGTAGCGGTGTTCGGGCTCGCTGACCTGTTTATGGGACTTTTGCCATGGCTGCCCGGTGGGGACGAAGACCACCTCGTCGAGGTCGAACTCCGCCGCGACTTCGCTGGCCGCGACAAGGTGGCCGTGGTGGATGGGATCGAATGTCCCGCCCATCACGCCAAGCCGCAGCCGCCCCCGGGCACCATTGCGGTGCAGGTTGTGGGAAATCTTAGTGGCCCTGCCCGCGATCGTGCTTATTGGGGTGCTGGCGGTGCGGATCGGCGTGCTCGTCCGTGGCGGCGTGGCGGTTGCCCAGGTTGGTGTAGGACCAGGCAATGAACATCAGGACCACCAGGATGCCGAACATGGAAACGCCAAAGACCCACGGTTCGGCCCACAGCGGCGCAAGCTCCTCATGGCCTGATTCACCTGCGGCGGCGACGGACGTGGCAATCTGCTGGAGCAGCATTTTCTCCCCTATGTTCAAGGATTTACGGGCAGCGGAACCTTCCGCTGCTTTCCGGGTTCTGGTCTATGTTACCGCGTTGCTATGCGCGGACCTGGCCTTCGCCCTGGACGATCCACTTGGTGGTGGTGAGCTCGGTCAGGCCCATGGGCCCGCGGGCGTGCAGCTTCTGGGTGGAAATGCCCACCTCGGCACCGAGGCCAAGTTCCCCGCCGTCGGTAAACCGCGTGGAAGCGTTCACGATCACCGCCGCCGAATCCACCTCGGCGATGAACCGTTCAGCGTTGGCAAGGCTGTTGGTGAGGATCGCTTCGGTGTGCCCGGTGGACCAGGTGCGGATATGTTGCACGGCCTCATCGAGGCTGTCCACCATGGCCACGGCCAGGTCAAGGTCCATGTACTCGGTTCCCCAGTCCACATCCGTGGCCGGCTGGGTCTCGATCCCGGGCAGCGCGGCGCTGATGCGCCCGTCCACGTGCAGGCGGACACCGGCGCCACGCAGGGCGGCGGCCACGGCGGGCAGGACGGTTGAGCGCGAATGCACCAGCAGGGTCTCGACCGTATTGCAGACACTGGGCCGCTGGGTCTTGGCGTTGAGCAGGATCTCCACGGCCATGTTTTCGTCGGCGGACTCGTCGAGGAAGATGTGGACG
Protein-coding regions in this window:
- the nadD gene encoding nicotinate-nucleotide adenylyltransferase, which gives rise to MGGTFDPIHHGHLVAASEVAAEFDLDEVVFVPTGQPWQKSHKQVSEPEHRYLMTVIATASNPRFTVSRVDVDRPGPTYTIDTLRDLRAQRPDADLFFITGADALAQILSWKDIDELWSLAHFVGVTRPGHVLDGMGRDDVSLLEVPAMAISSTDCRARVAGNNPVWYLVPDGVVQYIAKYGLYSDPPPASADEITSEAREPASTE